Proteins co-encoded in one Campylobacter jejuni genomic window:
- the argG gene encoding argininosuccinate synthase: MKNEVKKVVLAYSGGLDTSIILKWLQDEYNCEVVTFTADIGQGEELEPARKKALSLGIKEENIFIKDLRDEFVKDYVFPMFRANAIYEGEYLLGTSIARPLIAKTQAQIALQTGADAVSHGATGKGNDQVRFELGYLAFSPDLKIIAPWREWDLNSREKLLAYAQKHGIDISKKKGKSPYSMDANLLHISYEGLVLEDPAHAPEEDMWRWSKSPKDAPNESEIIELDFQKGDLVAINGEKLSPAGLLTKLNELGCKHGIGRLDIVENRYVGMKSRGCYETPGGTILLKAHRALESITLDREAAHLKDELMPKYASLIYNGYWFSPERMMLQALIDESQIHTNGRVKLELYKGNVMVIGRESANDSLFNAAYCTFEEDEVYNQKDAAGFIKLNALRFIIAGKNGRKF; this comes from the coding sequence ATGAAAAATGAAGTAAAAAAAGTAGTTTTAGCGTATTCTGGGGGGCTTGATACGAGCATTATTTTAAAATGGCTTCAAGATGAGTATAATTGTGAAGTTGTAACTTTTACAGCAGATATTGGTCAAGGCGAAGAACTCGAACCTGCGAGAAAAAAAGCCCTTTCTTTAGGCATAAAAGAAGAAAATATTTTCATTAAAGATTTAAGAGATGAATTTGTTAAAGATTATGTATTTCCTATGTTTAGAGCCAATGCAATTTATGAAGGAGAGTATCTTTTAGGAACAAGTATAGCAAGACCACTCATAGCAAAAACTCAAGCACAAATTGCCCTGCAAACAGGTGCTGATGCGGTAAGTCATGGCGCCACAGGCAAAGGAAATGATCAAGTGCGTTTTGAACTTGGTTATCTTGCTTTTAGTCCCGATTTAAAAATCATCGCTCCATGGCGTGAGTGGGATTTAAACAGTCGTGAAAAACTCCTTGCTTATGCGCAAAAACATGGCATTGATATTTCTAAGAAAAAAGGAAAATCCCCTTATTCTATGGACGCAAATTTACTTCATATTTCTTACGAAGGACTTGTTTTAGAAGATCCTGCACACGCACCTGAAGAAGATATGTGGAGATGGAGTAAAAGCCCAAAAGACGCTCCAAATGAAAGTGAAATTATAGAACTTGATTTCCAAAAAGGAGATTTAGTAGCGATAAATGGAGAAAAACTAAGTCCTGCAGGACTTTTAACCAAACTTAACGAACTAGGCTGCAAACACGGTATAGGACGCCTTGATATAGTAGAAAATCGCTATGTAGGCATGAAAAGCCGTGGTTGTTACGAAACTCCAGGCGGTACTATACTTTTAAAAGCACATAGAGCGCTTGAAAGCATCACGCTTGATAGAGAAGCAGCACACTTAAAAGATGAACTCATGCCAAAATACGCGAGTTTAATTTATAATGGCTATTGGTTCTCGCCTGAAAGAATGATGCTTCAAGCCTTAATCGATGAGTCTCAAATTCACACCAATGGCAGAGTAAAGCTCGAGCTTTATAAAGGCAATGTGATGGTTATAGGACGCGAAAGTGCGAACGATAGCTTGTTTAACGCAGCTTATTGTACTTTTGAAGAAGATGAAGTGTATAATCAAAAAGACGCAGCAGGCTTTATCAAGCTTAATGCTTTGCGTTTTATCATCGCAGGAAAAAATGGAAGAAAATTTTAA
- the hslV gene encoding ATP-dependent protease subunit HslV, with the protein MFHATTILAYKGKNKSVIGGDGQVSFGNTVLKGNAVKIRKLNNGKVLAGFAGSTADAFNLFDMFENLLQSSKGDLLKAAIDFSKEWRKDKYLRKLEAMMLVLDRNHIFLLSGTGDVVEPEDGQIAAIGSGGNYALSAARALAKHTDLDEEELVKSSLQIAGEICIYTNTNIKTYVIEDEK; encoded by the coding sequence ATGTTTCACGCAACAACGATTTTAGCTTACAAAGGTAAAAATAAATCCGTAATTGGCGGAGATGGACAAGTAAGCTTTGGAAATACGGTGCTAAAAGGCAATGCTGTAAAGATTAGAAAACTCAACAATGGCAAAGTTTTAGCAGGTTTTGCAGGATCAACAGCTGATGCTTTTAATCTTTTTGATATGTTTGAAAATCTCCTTCAAAGTTCTAAAGGCGATCTTTTAAAAGCAGCAATTGACTTTTCTAAAGAATGGAGAAAAGACAAATACCTAAGAAAACTTGAAGCCATGATGCTCGTACTTGATAGAAATCACATTTTTCTACTTTCTGGTACAGGCGATGTGGTCGAACCTGAAGATGGACAAATCGCAGCCATAGGAAGTGGTGGAAACTATGCGCTTTCAGCTGCTAGAGCCTTAGCAAAACATACCGATTTAGATGAAGAAGAACTTGTAAAATCAAGTCTTCAAATCGCAGGTGAAATTTGCATTTATACCAATACCAATATCAAAACTTATGTAATTGAGGATGAGAAATGA
- a CDS encoding peptide MFS transporter — protein MSKNVKNLDTSFFGHPKPLLSLSLTELWERFSFYGIRPLLYLFMIASFEKSGMNLKPEEASAIMGIFASCLYLAALPGGWLADNYLGQKRAILLGALTIAFGHLCIAFSYFNNKMIFVGMVFLVIGTGLFKTCASVMVGMLYKKNDARRDSGFTLFYMCFNFGAFVAPLICGFLQKEYGWHFGFGAGGIGMLLAVIIFYLKTMPDLKEFDEKVGIDSTWDRPSKKSKNAFYIIIVSGIVLLGAIFLILGGFIKLDAQVINKNIILTILACAGIYFLYLFAFTSLKIEEKRNLIIFIVLFLAAALFWSVYEQQYTSFNFFAEKLTDKTILNYEIPTIWFQSLGGLFVILFAPFSAFIWTICAKNNKEISSIIKFALGLLGAALAFLIMALASNHAISLNGDANTLRENLENSSQIILVSPWWLVSSFLLMVLGELCLSPVGLSIMTKIAPNLIKSQVMGLWFVASALGNALAGFIGGKASEENIAYLPNLFYQCMWILLGAVIILLILKKPINKILKN, from the coding sequence TTGAGTAAAAATGTAAAAAATTTAGATACTTCATTTTTTGGACATCCAAAACCACTTTTATCTCTTTCACTTACTGAGCTTTGGGAAAGATTTTCTTTTTACGGAATTCGTCCCTTGCTTTACCTTTTTATGATAGCAAGTTTTGAAAAAAGTGGAATGAACTTAAAACCTGAAGAAGCAAGTGCAATTATGGGAATTTTTGCAAGTTGTTTATATCTTGCTGCTTTGCCAGGTGGATGGCTTGCGGACAATTACTTAGGACAAAAAAGAGCAATTTTACTAGGTGCTTTAACTATAGCATTTGGACATTTGTGCATAGCCTTTTCTTATTTTAACAATAAAATGATTTTTGTTGGTATGGTTTTTTTGGTTATAGGTACAGGACTTTTTAAAACTTGTGCTTCTGTAATGGTTGGAATGCTTTATAAAAAAAATGATGCAAGGCGTGACTCTGGTTTTACTCTTTTTTATATGTGCTTTAATTTTGGTGCTTTTGTAGCTCCTTTAATTTGCGGCTTTTTACAAAAAGAATACGGATGGCATTTTGGTTTTGGTGCAGGTGGGATTGGTATGCTTTTAGCGGTAATTATTTTCTACCTAAAAACTATGCCTGATTTAAAAGAATTTGATGAAAAAGTTGGCATAGACTCTACTTGGGATAGACCAAGCAAAAAAAGCAAAAACGCATTTTACATCATCATTGTATCAGGTATTGTTTTGCTTGGAGCAATATTTTTAATCCTTGGTGGTTTTATAAAATTAGATGCACAAGTTATTAATAAAAATATTATTCTAACTATCTTAGCTTGTGCTGGAATTTATTTTTTATATCTTTTCGCTTTTACTTCTTTAAAAATAGAAGAAAAAAGAAATTTAATTATTTTTATTGTTTTATTTTTAGCGGCTGCGTTATTTTGGTCAGTATATGAGCAACAATACACTTCTTTTAATTTTTTTGCAGAAAAATTAACAGATAAAACCATATTAAATTATGAAATTCCTACAATATGGTTTCAATCTCTTGGAGGTTTATTTGTTATACTTTTTGCACCTTTTAGTGCTTTTATATGGACTATATGTGCCAAAAATAATAAAGAAATTTCATCTATTATTAAATTTGCATTAGGACTTTTGGGTGCAGCTTTGGCATTTTTAATAATGGCTTTAGCTTCAAATCATGCAATTAGTTTAAATGGCGATGCTAATACATTAAGAGAAAATTTAGAAAATTCATCACAAATTATTTTAGTTTCACCTTGGTGGCTTGTCAGTAGCTTTTTGCTTATGGTTTTAGGAGAGCTTTGTCTTTCCCCTGTGGGACTTTCTATAATGACAAAAATTGCACCTAATTTAATTAAATCTCAAGTCATGGGACTTTGGTTTGTAGCAAGTGCATTAGGCAATGCTTTAGCTGGATTCATAGGTGGTAAAGCAAGTGAAGAAAATATAGCTTATTTGCCAAATTTATTTTACCAATGTATGTGGATATTACTTGGTGCTGTTATAATTTTACTTATACTCAAAAAACCTATCAATAAAATACTAAAAAATTAA
- the hslU gene encoding ATP-dependent protease ATPase subunit HslU, whose product MNLTPKEIVKFLDDYVIGQKKAKKIIAIALRNRYRRMQLSPELQDDIVPKNILMIGSTGVGKTEIARRLAKMMGFPFIKIEASKYTEVGFVGRDVESMVRDLANAALNLVKNEQREKNKDKIDEFIENKILEKLLPPLPKGISDEKQEEYKNSLEKMRTKLRNGDLDESTIEIEISQNMFDTNPNLPPEMGAMQDIVKVIGVGSKKVKKEMKIKDAKNALKNEAGEKILDQESIKSEALKRAENEGIIFIDEIDKIAVSSGNSNRQDPSKEGVQRDLLPIVEGSNVQTKIGTLKTDHILFIAAGAFHLSKPSDLIPELQGRFPLRVELDSLDDKALYEILTRPKNSLLKQYSQLLKTENLELEFDDEAIKEIAKIASRANEEMQDIGARRLHTVIEKLLEDLSFEADEYAGKKFVVDKKMVEEKLGDIIENKDLARYIL is encoded by the coding sequence ATGAATCTAACTCCAAAAGAAATCGTTAAATTTTTAGATGATTATGTTATAGGACAAAAAAAAGCTAAAAAAATCATAGCTATAGCTTTAAGAAATCGCTACCGCAGAATGCAACTTAGCCCTGAGTTGCAAGATGATATAGTGCCAAAAAATATCTTGATGATAGGTTCTACAGGTGTAGGAAAAACAGAAATCGCTAGGCGTTTAGCTAAAATGATGGGTTTTCCTTTCATCAAAATCGAAGCAAGTAAATATACTGAAGTAGGTTTTGTAGGTCGTGATGTAGAAAGCATGGTAAGAGATCTTGCCAATGCGGCTTTAAATTTGGTAAAAAATGAGCAAAGAGAAAAAAACAAAGATAAAATCGATGAATTTATAGAAAATAAAATTTTAGAAAAACTTTTACCACCTTTACCAAAGGGTATCAGCGATGAAAAACAAGAAGAATATAAAAACAGTCTTGAAAAAATGAGAACTAAACTAAGAAATGGCGATCTTGATGAAAGCACCATAGAGATAGAAATTTCACAAAATATGTTTGATACCAATCCCAACCTACCTCCTGAAATGGGTGCAATGCAAGATATAGTTAAGGTTATAGGCGTTGGCAGTAAAAAAGTCAAAAAAGAAATGAAAATCAAAGACGCTAAAAATGCTTTAAAAAATGAAGCAGGAGAAAAAATCCTCGACCAAGAAAGCATCAAAAGCGAAGCCTTAAAAAGAGCGGAAAATGAAGGTATTATTTTTATTGATGAAATCGATAAAATCGCTGTTTCAAGCGGAAATTCAAACCGCCAAGATCCAAGTAAAGAAGGGGTGCAAAGAGACTTACTTCCTATAGTCGAGGGATCAAATGTACAAACAAAAATAGGTACTTTAAAAACCGATCATATTCTTTTTATCGCTGCAGGGGCTTTTCATCTTAGCAAACCAAGTGATCTTATCCCTGAACTGCAAGGACGCTTTCCTTTAAGAGTGGAATTAGATAGTCTTGATGATAAAGCTCTTTATGAAATTTTAACACGCCCTAAAAATTCACTTTTAAAACAATACTCTCAGCTTTTAAAAACTGAAAATTTAGAACTTGAATTTGATGATGAAGCCATTAAAGAAATAGCAAAAATAGCTTCAAGAGCCAATGAAGAAATGCAAGATATAGGTGCTAGACGCTTACATACTGTGATAGAAAAATTACTTGAAGATCTAAGTTTTGAAGCTGATGAGTATGCGGGTAAAAAATTCGTAGTGGATAAAAAAATGGTAGAAGAAAAACTCGGAGATATCATAGAAAATAAAGATCTTGCAAGGTATATTTTGTGA
- the tsaE gene encoding tRNA (adenosine(37)-N6)-threonylcarbamoyltransferase complex ATPase subunit type 1 TsaE: protein MKEFILAKDEIKTMLQIMPKEGVVLLQGDLASGKTSLVQAWVKFLGLDARVDSPTFSTMQKYENHDICIYHYDIYQEGLEGLLANGLFENFFEKGLHLVEWGGENLKKTLMKFGISTIQIKISIKDDKRKYEIYE, encoded by the coding sequence ATGAAAGAATTTATTTTAGCAAAAGATGAGATCAAAACGATGCTTCAAATAATGCCTAAAGAAGGTGTTGTTTTGCTTCAAGGAGATTTGGCTAGCGGAAAAACAAGCTTAGTACAAGCTTGGGTTAAATTTCTTGGTCTTGATGCAAGGGTAGATTCTCCAACTTTTTCCACTATGCAAAAATATGAAAATCATGATATTTGCATTTATCATTATGATATTTATCAAGAAGGTTTAGAAGGACTTTTAGCGAATGGTTTATTTGAAAATTTTTTTGAAAAAGGTTTGCATTTGGTTGAATGGGGCGGTGAAAATTTGAAAAAAACTTTAATGAAATTTGGAATTTCTACTATCCAGATTAAAATTAGCATTAAAGACGACAAAAGAAAGTATGAAATTTATGAGTAA
- the lptB gene encoding LPS export ABC transporter ATP-binding protein, with protein sequence MSKLEIVNLEKIIKKTKIIHGISLEVNSGEVVGLLGPNGAGKTTTFYMICGLISPSSGKVLLDGLDVTKDPLNKRARSGIGYLPQESSIFKDLSVEDNLLLAAQIFYKDKKILHDKVEQMLELLSIEPIRLRKGLSLSGGERRRCEIARSLMCEPKFLLLDEPFAGVDPIAVAEIQTLIKELKRLGIGVLITDHNVRETLAICDRAYVIRSGSLLASGNADEIATNKDVKKYYLGAEFKLLD encoded by the coding sequence ATGAGTAAATTAGAAATTGTAAATTTAGAAAAAATTATTAAAAAAACTAAGATTATACATGGAATTTCTTTAGAGGTTAATAGCGGAGAAGTTGTAGGACTTTTAGGGCCAAATGGTGCAGGAAAAACGACAACTTTTTATATGATATGTGGACTTATTTCCCCAAGTAGTGGAAAAGTTCTTTTAGATGGTTTAGATGTGACAAAAGATCCTTTAAATAAAAGAGCTAGATCAGGGATAGGTTATTTACCTCAAGAAAGTAGTATTTTTAAGGATTTAAGCGTAGAAGATAACCTGCTTTTAGCGGCTCAGATTTTTTATAAAGATAAAAAAATTTTACATGATAAAGTTGAGCAAATGCTTGAACTCTTAAGTATAGAGCCTATTCGTTTAAGGAAAGGTTTAAGTTTAAGTGGAGGTGAAAGAAGGCGTTGTGAGATCGCTAGAAGCTTGATGTGCGAACCTAAGTTTTTGCTTCTTGATGAGCCTTTTGCAGGTGTTGATCCTATAGCAGTGGCTGAAATTCAAACTTTAATTAAAGAGCTTAAAAGATTGGGGATTGGGGTTTTAATTACCGATCATAATGTGCGTGAGACTTTGGCTATTTGTGATAGAGCTTATGTTATAAGATCAGGTTCTTTGCTTGCTAGTGGAAATGCTGATGAAATTGCAACCAATAAAGACGTGAAAAAGTATTATTTAGGAGCGGAGTTTAAACTCCTTGATTGA
- a CDS encoding RNA-binding S4 domain-containing protein, producing MRVDKFLNVVNITKRRAISEDMCKSGVVGINGVIVKASKEVKVGDIITLHFTEYTQKYKVLAIPSTKSIPKNAQNEYVVKL from the coding sequence ATGAGAGTAGATAAATTTTTAAATGTAGTTAATATCACGAAAAGAAGAGCTATTTCTGAAGATATGTGTAAAAGTGGTGTAGTGGGGATTAATGGCGTTATTGTTAAGGCGAGTAAAGAGGTTAAGGTGGGTGATATCATCACTTTACATTTTACTGAATACACTCAAAAATATAAAGTCCTAGCTATACCTAGCACGAAAAGCATTCCTAAAAACGCACAAAATGAATATGTGGTAAAATTATGA
- the era gene encoding GTPase Era yields MKSGFVSIIGRTNAGKSTLINSLLEEKIALVSHKQNATRRKIKAIVMHEKNQIIFIDTPGLHESGATLNQLLVQSAIKSMGDCDVILFVASVFDSTKDYENFLSLNPQVPHIITLNKVDLTDNATLLKKLSEYAKFSQHFKAIIPYSSKKKSYKKGLLDEIVKYLDEHEYFYDPEFLSASSEKEIYRDFILESIYENLSDELPYSSEVLIHRTKDTPNLLILEANIITDTNSHKGMLIGKEGATLKRIGKDARFKISKLAQKKVLLKLFVTVKKNWQKDEEFLKKLLNDEN; encoded by the coding sequence GTGAAAAGTGGCTTTGTTAGTATCATAGGGCGTACTAATGCAGGAAAAAGTACTTTAATCAATTCCTTACTAGAAGAAAAAATCGCCCTAGTTTCTCACAAACAAAACGCCACAAGGCGTAAAATCAAAGCCATAGTGATGCATGAAAAAAATCAAATCATTTTCATCGATACCCCAGGACTTCACGAAAGCGGTGCTACGCTTAATCAACTGCTTGTCCAAAGTGCTATTAAATCCATGGGGGATTGTGATGTGATTTTATTTGTGGCGAGTGTTTTTGATAGTACAAAAGACTATGAAAATTTTCTTAGTCTAAACCCACAAGTACCACATATCATCACTTTAAATAAAGTAGATTTAACCGACAATGCTACACTTTTAAAAAAACTTAGCGAATATGCAAAATTTAGCCAACATTTTAAGGCTATCATTCCTTATTCTTCTAAGAAAAAAAGCTATAAAAAAGGCTTGTTAGATGAGATAGTAAAATATCTTGACGAACATGAATATTTTTATGATCCTGAATTTTTAAGTGCGAGTAGCGAAAAAGAAATTTATAGAGATTTCATACTTGAAAGTATTTATGAAAATTTAAGCGATGAGCTTCCTTATAGTAGCGAAGTGCTTATCCATCGCACCAAAGACACACCTAATCTTTTAATCCTAGAAGCCAATATCATCACAGATACAAACTCTCACAAGGGTATGCTTATAGGAAAAGAAGGGGCAACTTTAAAAAGAATAGGCAAAGATGCACGCTTTAAAATTTCAAAACTTGCCCAAAAAAAGGTACTTTTAAAGCTTTTTGTAACAGTGAAAAAAAACTGGCAAAAAGATGAAGAATTTTTAAAAAAACTTCTAAATGATGAAAATTAA
- the rplI gene encoding 50S ribosomal protein L9: MKVLLIKDVKALGKAGEIKEVKDGYGQNFLIAKGFAKAATNEVLRKYESDKKKEAENLRFEIANLEKLKEELSKITLEISKPVGANGSLFGGVTKDEIAHALKEQSHIEIDKKSLECDTLKSLGIHEVSVKLGHAIHAKFNINIKAE; encoded by the coding sequence ATGAAAGTATTATTAATCAAAGATGTAAAAGCACTTGGAAAAGCAGGAGAAATAAAAGAAGTAAAAGACGGCTATGGACAAAATTTCTTAATCGCTAAAGGCTTTGCTAAAGCAGCTACTAATGAAGTTTTAAGAAAATATGAAAGCGACAAGAAAAAAGAGGCTGAAAATTTACGCTTTGAAATCGCAAATTTAGAAAAACTCAAAGAAGAACTTAGCAAAATCACTCTTGAAATTTCAAAACCCGTAGGTGCAAATGGAAGTTTGTTTGGTGGCGTAACCAAAGATGAAATCGCTCACGCCCTAAAAGAACAAAGCCATATAGAAATCGATAAAAAAAGTTTAGAATGTGATACCTTAAAAAGCTTAGGAATCCACGAAGTAAGCGTAAAACTTGGACACGCAATCCATGCTAAATTTAACATAAATATAAAGGCAGAATAA
- a CDS encoding aminopeptidase P family protein, producing the protein MSIYKQRVLELRRLMKENNIDAYLILSADPHLSEYLPEYYKNRVFISGFKGSVGTVLITQEEGFLWVDGRYWLQAQKELEGSGILLQKQDAKNTFTKWLEKNLSEDQILGIDFALLPLSLQKDLKINCKANLKHIDLISPLWKDRPTLPQEKIYEHELEYCSYSRKEKLALVRQKMKNLNVTSHLISSLDDIAWLTNLRGNDVNYNPVFLSHLLILEDKALLFVDQKKVNSELEKKLNLDGFWLKNYDEIIMELEKLANTNLLIEPSKMTALLINSLDKSVKIIQEINLSTHLKAAKNTKEIAHIQDAMIEDGVALCKFFAWLEEAIENKKLISELDIDAKVSEFRAQSKYYISDSFATIAGFNENAAYPHYKATKESFAYLKKDGLLLIDSGGQYKNGTTDITRVVPIGKANAEQIHDYTLVLKAHIAISSAIFPKDIAMPLLDAITRAPLWKEQIDYIHGTGHGVGYFLNVHEGPQVLSYLSPVLEKTKAKEGMLTSIEPGIYKVGKWGIRLENLVIHTKVENPKNKDFGEFLYFKPVTLCPFEISCIDTKMLDEKEKEWLNNYHKEVFEKLSPKLGDYPKALVWLEKRTKAIF; encoded by the coding sequence ATGAGTATTTACAAACAAAGAGTATTAGAACTTAGAAGATTAATGAAAGAAAATAATATTGACGCCTATCTCATCTTAAGCGCGGATCCGCATTTGAGCGAATATTTACCAGAATATTACAAAAACAGAGTCTTTATCAGTGGCTTTAAGGGTTCTGTTGGAACAGTTCTTATCACACAAGAAGAGGGCTTTTTGTGGGTAGATGGAAGATATTGGCTTCAAGCACAAAAGGAATTAGAAGGTAGTGGCATACTTTTACAAAAGCAAGATGCTAAAAATACTTTTACCAAATGGTTGGAAAAAAATTTAAGCGAAGATCAAATTTTAGGCATCGATTTTGCACTTTTACCTTTATCTTTGCAAAAAGATTTAAAGATTAATTGCAAGGCAAATTTAAAACATATAGATTTGATAAGTCCACTTTGGAAAGATCGTCCCACTTTACCACAAGAAAAAATTTATGAACACGAACTAGAATACTGCTCTTACTCAAGAAAAGAAAAATTAGCATTAGTGCGTCAAAAAATGAAAAATTTAAATGTTACCTCTCATTTAATCTCCAGCCTTGATGATATAGCTTGGCTTACAAATTTAAGAGGGAATGATGTAAATTATAATCCTGTATTTTTAAGTCATTTGCTAATCTTGGAAGACAAAGCCTTGCTTTTTGTTGATCAGAAAAAAGTAAATTCAGAACTTGAAAAAAAATTAAATTTAGATGGGTTTTGGCTTAAAAATTATGATGAAATCATCATGGAGCTTGAAAAACTTGCAAATACAAATTTGCTTATTGAACCTTCAAAAATGACCGCTTTACTCATAAATTCTTTAGATAAAAGCGTAAAAATCATTCAAGAAATTAATCTAAGCACTCACTTAAAAGCAGCTAAAAATACAAAAGAAATAGCGCATATACAAGATGCTATGATAGAAGATGGAGTGGCTTTATGTAAATTTTTTGCATGGCTTGAAGAAGCAATAGAAAATAAAAAATTAATAAGCGAATTAGACATAGATGCTAAAGTAAGCGAATTTAGAGCACAAAGCAAGTACTACATAAGTGATAGTTTTGCCACTATAGCAGGTTTTAACGAAAACGCAGCATATCCACATTATAAAGCCACAAAAGAGAGTTTTGCTTATCTTAAAAAAGATGGGCTTTTACTTATTGATTCTGGTGGACAATATAAAAACGGCACAACAGATATTACACGCGTTGTACCAATAGGAAAGGCTAATGCAGAACAAATTCATGACTATACCTTGGTTTTAAAAGCACATATTGCCATTTCCAGTGCAATTTTTCCAAAAGATATAGCTATGCCCTTACTTGATGCAATCACACGCGCACCTTTATGGAAAGAACAAATTGACTATATACACGGCACAGGACATGGCGTGGGATATTTTTTAAATGTCCATGAAGGTCCACAAGTTTTATCTTATCTATCCCCTGTGCTTGAAAAAACAAAAGCCAAAGAAGGTATGCTAACCTCCATAGAGCCAGGTATTTATAAAGTAGGTAAATGGGGCATAAGACTTGAAAATTTAGTTATTCATACCAAAGTAGAAAATCCTAAAAATAAAGATTTTGGAGAGTTTTTATACTTTAAACCTGTTACTCTTTGTCCTTTTGAAATATCTTGTATTGATACAAAAATGTTAGATGAAAAAGAAAAAGAATGGTTAAACAATTATCACAAAGAAGTATTTGAAAAACTTTCTCCTAAGCTAGGTGATTATCCAAAAGCTCTAGTTTGGCTTGAAAAAAGAACAAAAGCCATCTTTTAA
- the rpoN gene encoding RNA polymerase factor sigma-54 yields the protein MLKQKITQAPKTKISQTLRSWLPILQANIEDLKENLDKFAEDNPFLNVQDSIQTHDKGKNYFDSFYKHNVNSAFVDSKGLAKKSVYELLNEQILPPLFPTNKSQELAKKIIECLNEEGYFEYDEEFLKEYSLEEIERVRARFKFLDPVGVGAKDYKEAFLFALENMELDEDIDEFCRMLIMDFENIQNYTKEPLYKEALAVLKRFSTPPFLEYFEDSRIIVPDIFVYKENGEIKVKINDDYYPEISIQTDGLEHDFLSHYIKEAKNLVDALAMRKATLYKIGLMIVEYQYDFFMGKEIKPMTFKDLALDLERNASTISRAVANKYLSCERGLIPLRDFFAFALDEEGETSNVGVKEFVANLVKNEDRNKPLSDSKILELIKEEFKIDIGRRTITKYRKHLNIASSTDRKKLYELEG from the coding sequence ATGTTAAAGCAAAAAATCACCCAAGCACCCAAGACTAAAATTTCTCAAACTTTACGCTCTTGGTTGCCGATTTTACAAGCAAATATAGAGGATTTAAAAGAAAATTTAGATAAATTTGCTGAGGATAATCCTTTCTTAAATGTTCAAGATTCGATACAAACTCATGATAAGGGTAAGAATTATTTTGATTCATTTTATAAACATAATGTAAATTCGGCTTTTGTGGATAGTAAAGGACTTGCCAAAAAAAGTGTTTATGAGCTTTTAAATGAACAGATTCTTCCTCCTTTGTTTCCTACAAACAAATCTCAAGAACTTGCAAAAAAAATTATAGAATGCTTAAATGAGGAAGGATATTTTGAATACGATGAAGAATTTTTAAAAGAGTATTCTTTGGAAGAAATTGAGCGAGTAAGAGCAAGATTTAAATTTTTAGATCCTGTAGGAGTGGGAGCTAAAGATTATAAAGAAGCATTTTTATTTGCTCTTGAAAATATGGAGTTAGATGAAGATATTGATGAGTTTTGTAGAATGTTGATTATGGATTTTGAAAATATACAAAACTATACCAAAGAGCCTTTATATAAAGAAGCATTGGCTGTACTTAAGCGTTTTAGCACTCCTCCTTTTTTGGAATATTTTGAAGATTCTCGTATAATTGTTCCTGATATTTTTGTTTATAAAGAAAATGGTGAAATTAAAGTAAAAATCAATGATGATTATTATCCTGAAATTTCAATCCAAACTGATGGTTTAGAGCATGATTTTTTAAGTCATTACATCAAAGAAGCAAAAAATTTAGTTGATGCTTTAGCGATGAGAAAAGCTACTCTTTATAAAATAGGGCTTATGATAGTAGAATATCAATATGATTTTTTCATGGGAAAAGAGATAAAACCTATGACTTTTAAGGATTTAGCACTTGATTTAGAACGCAATGCTTCGACTATATCAAGAGCTGTGGCAAATAAATATTTAAGTTGTGAAAGAGGACTTATCCCCTTGCGTGATTTTTTTGCTTTTGCTCTTGATGAAGAGGGAGAGACTTCAAATGTAGGTGTTAAAGAATTTGTAGCAAATTTAGTAAAGAATGAAGATCGCAATAAACCTTTAAGCGATAGTAAAATTTTAGAATTAATCAAAGAAGAATTTAAAATCGATATAGGGCGAAGAACTATTACAAAATATCGCAAACATCTCAATATAGCAAGTTCTACGGATAGAAAAAAATTATATGAACTTGAAGGATAA